Genomic window (Anoplopoma fimbria isolate UVic2021 breed Golden Eagle Sablefish unplaced genomic scaffold, Afim_UVic_2022 Un_contig_8310_pilon_pilon, whole genome shotgun sequence):
TGTGCTTGACTGATTCTCGAAATGGGCTGGCAGCAATCCatgacaactttttttctgaaacagATTATAATGTTTGTAAAGATTAAGCAAAACGACAGCCTGTAAAAAatcccctaaaaaaacaaaatagtaaaataaatgatggactagattgtgtaaataatgtaaGGAATGATTCATGCTTATGACAAACTACCCTCGAACTGACAGCTAAACACCAGGacgagaaaaacaaggaggggAAATGTACAAGTTATTAAGGGCACGGAAAGAATGGACTTTGATTAACTTGTATGATTCTAatcactttgttaaaaaaaaaaaaaaaaaaaagaaaagtctggcACACTCTACTCAATATTCACAAAACCTAACAACTTGGGCATAGAGCTGCACTTTACCGCAAAATGCAACGGATGTTGgaataagaaaattaaaaaaaaactcattcaAATTCGCAGCAATTAATTAGAGTAGATAACAGGATATAGGAAAAGTAAATATGAAGATGCTatcaaatatatacattaatataagaCAGCAGATTCGTTACAAGGTAAGACTCCTGACATCTGATGCGCATGCAGTTTTatggtattattattactacgcTGTAATTTATGTATGAGATTGTGAGATGCatctatgttttattaattttgtaACGACTTGCCTCCTGTTGCTGCCTGATTGGCCAGGTCGTCATTGTAAATGAGAACTGGTTCTAAATTGACTTATCTGgtttaaaaaaggttaaatacatttattttttaaatggtagaggaagaaggaaaataCGATGTACAAGAACTATAATTCCAAGTAAGGTCATAATATGATTAAGGTATCACTTAAGTCATATTAAAAGAAAGAGTCAATCTGATCAGTCTTAcctactacaacaacaacaaaagatagCAAGACCAAATGAGAAACCAAAAGCAAGAAAACGTTTAAGAGTTTTCAAtcgtaaaaaaagtaatatttgaCTGATCTGTGATTCATGTAAAGATGGTGGCAAAACCTTAACCTTTTAGAAGTATTGAGTAAATAAAGAATGAACAAATGTGCCAAGATATTAATAGCTGAAACACAATCAATTATTTAAGTGTGTTCAAGTACCAACATAACTATAAAGACAACAAATGACCACTACTATACAGTGAGCACAAAATGCATAACTCTTACTGAAACGTCTAAGATGGACACAATCATAACACAACATGCTGTCCCCTTTTTCCAAACGAAATGCCCAACGTGTACCTAACTTCTTACCGCTGAAGGGGaatgatttattgttatttaaaaaaaacaaacaagtgatAATTTCAGTAGCATCACAAGTCTGAAGAATAGAGAAGCTCTTCTTTCCTAATAAAATAATGGATCAAATGTTTGATGCTCTTACCTCTGGGGAAGCATCACAATCTCCAAATACTTCAGCAAAGTCTGAAGGACTTTTCCTCAGAGTCTGGTCAGCAGGCagtgtgttgtcattgtaaGAGGACACGAACTTAAAGTCACTGGTTCTAGAACCTGTTGTCAGGTAGGCGTCATAGTTGTAAGTGCTGCGTAAAGTTCCTGTGCCGTCAACATCTGCGTAATTAGGAGGGAGGTAAGCGCTGGGGATGGCAACTGCTCCATCAAACAACAGTCTGGGCTTTCTCCTGTGACAAAACCTCACAccgaggatgatgatgatgaaggtcagGAAGAAGGTGGACACAGACACCAGCGCGATGATCAGATAAGAGGTCAGTTTGGAGTTCTTCTCGTCGTAAGAAATATCCTTCAGTTCTGGCACCTCAGCCAAGTTAtcagaaataagtaaatacatggaacaggtggcagagagagagggctgtccGTTATCTTTCACTGACACAATGAGGTTCTGTTTCATGCTGTCAGATTCAGAAATGTCCCGCTGTGTCCTGATCTCTCCGCTGTGGAGACCAATAGTGAAAAGTCCCGGATCAGTGGATTTGACTATATGATAGGACAGCCAGGCGTTCTGTCCGGAGTCCGCGTCCACCGCTATCACTTTGGACACCAGAGAGCCTCCGTGTGCAGCTTTGGGGACCAGCTCGGTCATGAAGGAGTTGCCCTCCGGGGCGGGGTACAGTATCTGAGGAGAGTTGTCATTCACGTCCGATACGAAGACACTGACGGTCACGTTGCTGCTGAGCGGAGGAGAACCGTTGTCTCTGGCCATCACGTGGACTTTAAAACTCCTGAACTGTTCATAATCAAACGACCTCACAGCGTGGATCACCCCCGTGTCTCCGTTAACAGATAGGTAGGAGGACACCGGGGCACCGTTCACCTCACCAGCTAACAGAGAATAAATCACTGTACCGTTTTGTCTCCAGTCGGGGTCTCGAGCAGTAACGGAACATAAAGTGGAGCcaggtttgttattttcagtcacataaGCGCTGTAGGACTGTTCCTCAAACACAGGTGGGTTGTCGTTGATGTCTGCTACAGATAACTGAACAGTtttagaggaggacagaggtggAGAGCCCTCGTCAGTGGCAGTGATTGTAATGTTGTAATCAGACACTAGTTCACGGTCCAGTTGTCCTGTGGTCACCAGagaataatagtttttaatagaAGGAACCAACTTAAAAGGGACGTTTTGCTGAATGGAGCAGCGGACCTGTCTGTTAGTCTCAGAGTCTCTGTCCTGCACGTTGATGATGCCCACCTCTGTACCAGGTGACACGTTCTCAGGTATGGGGTTAGTCAATGATTTCAAAGCGATAGCAGGGGGGTTGTCATTGACATCTGTTATATCCATAATCACTGTACAATAAGAGGTAAGACCTGGTCCATCTTTTGCTCTTATGCGCAATTCAATGGAAGTCTCAGTCTCATAATCAATAGAGCCGACTACTCGTATGTCTCCTGTCTTATGGTCAAGTGAGAACAACGAGACATGGTCATCAGAAATATGATCAAAATTGTACGTAATATCACCATTGGGTCCCGCGTCTGCATCAGATGCGCTCACTGTAATAACTACTGTACCTGAAGGTGCGTTTTCAGGCAGACTGGCTTCATAAACGGCCTGGCTAAACACTGGGGCGTTATCATTAGCATCCAGTACAGTCACGTGAATAATTGCAGTACCTGATCTCTGAGGAGAGCCTCCATCTAGAGCCGTCAGCACTAATTTTagttctctctcttgctctcggTCTAATTCTTTTACCAAAACCAATTCGGGGTGTTTCCGTCCACTGCCCCCTGTATCTACATTAATCGTAAAATGctcattattttgtaaatcGTAGCGCTGTACAGTATTTGTACCAATATCTGCATCATGGGCTTCAGTGAGTAAGAATCTAGCTCCTTTGTCTGCTGATTCtcttatttcaaatgaaatcaaGTCCTCACTAAACTGTGGGGCGTTGTCGTTTATATCTTGCACATGAATATTGATACGATGAAGCTCCAAAGGGTTTTCCAAAACAAGCTCCTCTTTCAAAACGCACGTCGCCTTCTTACCGCAAAGACCTTCCCTGTCGACCCTGTCAGCAATAATCAAATCCCCGGTGTTCAGATTAATATCACAATACCGCTTGTCATTTCTGTCCGTGTCAATGCGAGCTTTACGCGAGGAAAGTGTGGCAATCCCGAGGCCGATATCTTTGGCTATATTTCCAATCAGAGACCCTCGTTTCATCTCCTCTGCAACAGAGTAGCTCACATCTCCATATGCGAAATGCAAGctgatgaaaaggaaaacacaaaagcGATTCGTAGAAAATCCTCTGTTCACCGTATGTCCCATGATCGACCGGGCGGTCCTCCTTCCCTGGACAATTACGTAAAAATGATCAAGGACGGATGTACTCCTCGTTGTCGTTAACTATCCGAATTTCGTTCACCAAGTCCTTTTGTGTCACCCCTTATCCGACAGACACACCGCACCACAATAACGCTTTGCAATGGTGGAAACGAATGGATGCATCTGTGGACACTTTCGGGCTTTGTTGGTGCACAGTGACACCAAGAGTTTCAATCAGTGATAGCActgcaaacttaaaaaaaatatatcacaattTCACTGGCTTTATCAAGAGAAAACATACTGCCTTTCAGTCATTATTAAGGTTTATTATAACTGCAATGTCAGATTGTGTAACAGGTATATTTACTACTATAAATGAACATGAGACAGGTGTGATAGGCTTGCCCATTGCATGTGAGTGTCATAACTTTAGAGGCTCCAGTTATATCTATTGACTAATATGTTTTCTGCATTGTATGCTTGAGAAGCTGTCTGTAAAACAAATCAACCATTCCTATATGTAAAACTGCAAAATTCACTACTACACAGTACCAATTGCTGTATTGGATTAAGTAACCCATCATAACTTAGTTCAAAGAAATAATGTGTCCACAGAGATTCTGATTAACTGCATTAAACAATGCAGTAGAAAATTGCAACATAGAACAACACCTTACACAGTCTTGTTAGGCAACAATGACACACAAAGCACAGTATTCAgtaagtaaaaatatttttttctgcagattaGAAACCAGCATGACTCAATTTAACATCACAAGCAGGGGCAAAGAAATGACAAAGGGTTGCTAAAagtgaaacacagacagatatacTCAACATTTCTGGAGGggaaatattgttttcaaattttctaataagtggattttcttttcaatttctATTAAAGATATTTGATTAAAGCcgacttttaattaaaaatattctgcatttgtaaagcacataaaacatacaaaaatcaAATATAAGCTACAACTTAAAATCCCTATGTAATATTATACTGGGTGAAAATGAACTAGCCAAAGGATATATAGACATGTATTTGAACTTGTTAAAGATggcaccttaaaaaaaaaaataaataaataaacttgatcCTGTTTACTATCCAATCAAAATTTAGGGTATGTTCAATGTTGCTAGGTAGAGAGCTTATGAAAATCTTACAAATAGATGGCATAGTGGTGTAACATTGGCACAAAAACATCAGTGTGACAGCACGGTGCAATTCAGTCACCCAggcatttcatttataaatgacAGTCATGTTGCTCCTTATTGAGCACCAAGGCAAGAGCTTATTGTATGACTCTgctattttcaaaatgaaaaaaagtcaattgCAAACGTGTCTCAACTAAAATGTGTTGTCCAACAAATATTAATGAATTTATGTTGTTCTAAAGTTTTTAACAGCAGTCTGTCATTTCTAAATTCACCCAATCACTTGATAAAGTATTCAGTGAAAGAATATACCACTGAGGCCATTATCATCCCACTTGTTTGAAAggtgaaaataaaagacaaaaatattacaATGACAGTACAAATGCACTCCAGTCTTATGGTTAACTATGTTCGAAGCATGATGTTGGATAGTTCACCTGTAGTTCACCTTTCCTCAACAGCCAATAtggacacaaacatacagaacaCCACGTGAAAATATGAGAAAGTTTCAACCGAACACGTTTCAAAGCCACCATGCAAAATATTGCTTTCTTAACATAGTTGAACACTAAGGTCTGAACTTTTATGCAACCACAACTAAAACCTACTATTCAATGGTATGGTCATCATCAAATGCCAAATTCTATATGTAACGCCATTGTAATCAAACTTGCCATTTGTGTCGTACTTTTCtatttgcatttatattgttttcaaatattttacaatatagaAACAGAGTGGAGTCCAACTTGTAATACACACTATGTTTCTAAAGACATGATCAATATTTTCCAAACTTTGATGCATGAAGCACCCCAGGTTCATTACATACATACTGTTTGATAAGTTGACTGTTTTGAAACTGCATGTTTACAAAGGCATTAATATAGTGAAATATGTCACATTTCAACATAGACATTGTTGAATATCAGTGACACGTGTTAAGCTTTAACACGCAATCAACACCTGCAATGCTTTGTTCTCATTGGAAGTTATATCTGAATATTCTTCAAGATTTTTCTTAAGTACAGCTCTAAATCCAGTGGAGCCAATaatgactgttttttgtttttaaatgaccaaataaaacaacacaattgtTGCGCTAAAACAATCAGTATTGTGACATTCCATGAAGTCTGaaatactttgaaaaaattactCCTTCAGTACTAAAACCATCATAATGCAGATTAGGCCAAGCAAACTAATTAACTTAATTTCATTCACAAACATCCGGTGATTTACCAGATCAACCTCCAGCAAGCAGATATAGACTGCCAAGGTTTATCAACAAAACTTCCTTTGAAACATTATTCATGTAACTTCTTTGGATTAATCTGGAAACATATAGTAAAGAAATAGCAATTGTGAAATGGTACTAAACAGTGCTTCTGTTGGACCTCAAATGTCAGGAAAAATAGTAGGCTGTAGTGGGCAAGttatataaaaaggaaaaatcatgaatcagtgaaatatgaaatgttgGGGCCTACCTCTAGGGACTCCTCTGAATGACCGAATACTTCAGCAAAGTCTGAAGGACTTTTCCTCAGAGTCTGGTCAGCAGGCagtgtgttgtcattgtaaGAGGACACGAACTTAAAGTCACTGGTTCTAGAGCCTGTTGTCAGGTAGGCGTCATAGTTGTAAGTGCTGCGTAAAGTTCCTGTGCCGTCAACATCTGCGTAATTAGGAGGGAGGTAAGCGCTGGGGATGGCAACTGCTCCATCAAACAACAGTCTGGGCTTTCTCCTGTGACAAAACCTCACAccgaggatgatgatgatgaaggtcagGAAAAGGTGGACACAGACACCAGCGCGATGATCAGATAAGAGGTCAGTTTGGAGTTCTTCTCGTCGTAAGAAATATCCTTCAGTTCTGGCACCTCAGCCAAGTTAtcagaaataagtaaatacatggaacaggtggcagagagagagggctgtccGTTATCTTTCACTGACACAATGAGGTTCTGTTTCATGCTGTCAGATTCAGAAATGTCCCGCTGTGTCCTGATCTCTCCGCTGTGGAGACCAATAGTGAAAAGTCCCGGATCAGTGGATTTGACTATATGATAGGACAGCCAGGCGTTCTGTCCGGAGTCCGCGTCCACCGCTATCACTTTGGACACCAGAGAGCCTCCGTGTGCAGCTTTGGGGACCAGCTCGGTCATGAAGGAGTTGCCCTCCGGGGCGGGGTACAGTATCTGAGGAGAGTTGTCATTCACGTCCGATACGAAGACACTGACGGTCACGTTGCTGCTGAGCGGAGGAGAACCGTTGTCTCTGGCCATCACGTGGACTTTAAAACTCCTGAACTGTTCATAATCAAACGACCTCACAGCGTGGATCACCCCCGTGTCTCCGTTAACAGATAGGTAGGAGGACACCGGGGCACCGTTCACCTCACCAGCTAACAGAGAATAAATCACTGTACCGTTTTGTCTCCAGTCGGGGTCTCGAGCAGTAACGGAACATAAAGTGGAGCcaggtttgttattttcagtcacataaGCGCTGTAGGACTGTTCCTCAAACACAGGTGGGTTGTCGTTGATGTCTGCTACAGATAACTGAACAGTtttagaggaggacagaggtggAGAGCCCTCGTCAGTGGCAGTGATTGTAATGTTGTAATCAGACACTAGTTCACGGTCCAGTTGTCCTGTGGTCACCAGagaataatagtttttaatagaAGGAACCAACTTAAAAGGGACGTTTTGCTGAATGGAGCAGCGGACCTGTCTGTTAGTCTCAGAGTCTCTGTCCTGCACGTTGATGATGCCCACCTCTGTACCAGGTGACACGTTCTCAGGTATGGGATTGGTGAGAGATTTCAGATATATCACCGgaacattatcattaatatcagTAACATCTATTATAACTTTGGCATAAGAGGTTAGTCCTAAACCATCTTTACCTTGGACTCTCATTTCAAAAGAGCTCCTTTCTTCAAAGTCAATCACACCAGTTACTTTAATTTCTCCAGTTTTTGGATcaatggaaaatacatttacatcGTCATCAGAAACGTGACCAAAGTCATACGTCACATCTCCATTCACTCCTTCATCTGCGTCAGTAGCACTAACATTAATCACTATGGTATCTGGAGGAGAGTTTTCAGGCAGACTGGCTTTATAAACGGCCTGGCTAAACAC
Coding sequences:
- the LOC129116340 gene encoding protocadherin beta-16-like, producing MGHTVNRGFSTNRFCVFLFISLHFAYGDVSYSVAEEMKRGSLIGNIAKDIGLGIATLSSRKARIDTDRNDKRYCDINLNTGDLIIADRVDREGLCGKKATCVLKEELVLENPLELHRINIHVQDINDNAPQFSEDLISFEIRESADKGARFLLTEAHDADIGTNTVQRYDLQNNEHFTINVDTGGSGRKHPELVLVKELDREQERELKLVLTALDGGSPQRSGTAIIHVTVLDANDNAPVFSQAVYEASLPENAPSGTVVITVSASDADAGPNGDITYNFDHISDDHVSLFSLDHKTGDIRVVGSIDYETETSIELRIRAKDGPGLTSYCTVIMDITDVNDNPPAIALKSLTNPIPENVSPGTEVGIINVQDRDSETNRQVRCSIQQNVPFKLVPSIKNYYSLVTTGQLDRELVSDYNITITATDEGSPPLSSSKTVQLSVADINDNPPVFEEQSYSAYVTENNKPGSTLCSVTARDPDWRQNGTVIYSLLAGEVNGAPVSSYLSVNGDTGVIHAVRSFDYEQFRSFKVHVMARDNGSPPLSSNVTVSVFVSDVNDNSPQILYPAPEGNSFMTELVPKAAHGGSLVSKVIAVDADSGQNAWLSYHIVKSTDPGLFTIGLHSGEIRTQRDISESDSMKQNLIVSVKDNGQPSLSATCSMYLLISDNLAEVPELKDISYDEKNSKLTSYLIIALVSVSTFFLTFIIIILGVRFCHRRKPRLLFDGAVAIPSAYLPPNYADVDGTGTLRSTYNYDAYLTTGSRTSDFKFVSSYNDNTLPADQTLRKSPSDFAEVFGDCDASPE